A portion of the Saimiri boliviensis isolate mSaiBol1 chromosome 1, mSaiBol1.pri, whole genome shotgun sequence genome contains these proteins:
- the CBLN1 gene encoding cerebellin-1, producing MLGVVELLLLGAAWLAGPARGQNETEPIVLEGKCLVVCDSNPTSDPTGTALGISVRSGSAKVAFSAIRSTNHEPSEMSNRTMIIYFDQVLVNIGNNFDSERSTFIAPRKGIYSFNFHVVKVYNRQTIQVSLMLNGWPVISAFAGDQDVTREAASNGVLIQMEKGDRAYLKLERGNLMGGWKYSTFSGFLVFPL from the exons ATGCTGGGCGTCgtggagctgctgctgctgggggcTGCGTGGCTGGCGGGCCCGGCCCGCGGGCAGAATGAGACGGAGCCCATCGTGCTGGAGGGCAAGTGCCTGGTGGTGTGCGACTCCAACCCCACGTCGGACCCCACGGGCACAGCCCTGGGCATCTCTGTGCGCTCCGGTAGCGCCAAGGTGGCTTTCTCTGCCATCAGAAGCACCAACCACGAGCCGTCCGAGATGAGTAATCGCACCATGATCATCTACTTCGACCAG GTACTAGTGAACATTGGGAACAACTTTGATTCAGAACGCAGCACTTTCATCGCCCCGCGCAAAGGGATCTACAGTTTTAACTTCCACGTGGTAAAAGTCTACAACAGACAGACCATCCAG GTAAGCCTCATGCTAAACGGGTGGCCGGTGATTTCAGCCTTCGCTGGTGACCAGGACGTGACACGGGAGGCCGCGAGCAACGGAGTCCTAATCCAAATGGAGAAAGGCGACCGAGCATACCTCAAGCTAGAGCGGGGAAACTTGATGGGGGGCTGGAAGTACTCGACCTTCTCTGGATTCCTCGTGTTTCCTCTCTGA